The Enterobacter oligotrophicus sequence CTATGACACTATTCCATGGGCATGACCAGCGGATCGGGATACTGATACTCAAATCCCAGTTCATGGCAAATACGATTACCATCAATGATTTTGCCTTTGCTTTCACCCTGCGCGTCACCAAATACCGGCGGAGCCAGCCCAAGCTGGCGCGCCATCAGAGGGTAAAAGGTACTACGCGCCGGATGAGAAGGCGCACATATATTATAGATGTGCCCTCCTTTCGGAGCCTGTAATAGCAGCTCAATTGCGCCGATAACGTCTTCAAGATGCACAAGATTGACGCCATGTTGTCCGTCCGGAGCCGATTTACCGGCAAAGAAACGGCCGGGATGACGCCCCGGCCCTACCAGCCCTGCCAGACGCAAAATATCTACCTGGGTTCCCGGCAGATTATGCAGCCAGTCCTCCAGCTCTTTCAGCACCCGGCCGCTTGCGGTGATCGGGTGCCGTTCACTATTTTCCTTCACCGTTCCCTCAACATCACCATAGACCGATGTTGAGCTGGTAAAAATAATGCGCGGAATATGGTGCGCCAGCGCGCTATCGACAATCTCCTGCACGGCCTGCAGATAGAACGACTCACCCGGCCCGCTGCGCCGCGCCGGTAAGGTGATGATCAGCGCGTCAACGTTCATTAATTCGTCCAGCTCGTCGGCATCGCAGACAAGCTCTGGCTCAAGACGCAACTGAATACCGTCAATACCGCACATCCGCGCGGCTTCCACCCCGTCCGCCGTGGTTTTACTCCCGGTCACCTGCCAGCCTTTCGCGGCTAATGACATCGCCAGCGGCATTCCTAACCACCCTAAACCGACAATCGCGACCTTTTTCATGCGAATTCTCCAGGCTTACACACGTTTTTATTAAGGCTACGCCAGCACTGGCGAACACTCAATTCATAGAATCAATATGAAATGAATTAATGATTAAAAAAAGCCCTTGCTTTCTGCGGTGCAAGTGGTTTAGGTTAAAAGACATCAAATGAATAAGCATTCATCGAGAATTTATATGACACGCGTTCAATTTAAACACCATCATCACCATCATCCTGACTAGTCTTTCAGGCGATGTGTGCTGGAAGACGTTTGGATCTTC is a genomic window containing:
- a CDS encoding SDR family oxidoreductase, whose protein sequence is MKKVAIVGLGWLGMPLAMSLAAKGWQVTGSKTTADGVEAARMCGIDGIQLRLEPELVCDADELDELMNVDALIITLPARRSGPGESFYLQAVQEIVDSALAHHIPRIIFTSSTSVYGDVEGTVKENSERHPITASGRVLKELEDWLHNLPGTQVDILRLAGLVGPGRHPGRFFAGKSAPDGQHGVNLVHLEDVIGAIELLLQAPKGGHIYNICAPSHPARSTFYPLMARQLGLAPPVFGDAQGESKGKIIDGNRICHELGFEYQYPDPLVMPME
- the hisL gene encoding his operon leader peptide, encoding MTRVQFKHHHHHHPD